The following are encoded together in the Candidatus Binatia bacterium genome:
- a CDS encoding alpha-L-fucosidase yields MRPALAAAALNPFILAALLTACSDAPSAGVDVDAPTLCTAATATADQPARAASAASATTSDALASTRPLPAWYDDAKLGIMIHWGVWTIPGFAETTLDPERVADPNDPDYLLAPGGIERFLRHNPYTEWYENSLAIDGTATQAFHHATYGADFPYTGFAPLFEEASAPWQADDWADLFARARARYVVFVSKHHDGYALWPTSVANPRRPGWSSSRDYAGELADAVRERCQRFGVYYSGGIDWSFSPPPIQNAVEFLLSTPTDADYARYVEDQYRDLIARYQPAVLWNDIGSPVLTDEARLFADYYAAVPDGVVNDRWGLDPSLPPADFRSVEYDVRDEISPDKWEAVRGIGRAFGWNANQREEDYGTPEKYVHLLIDTVSKNGNLLLNVGPMADGTIPAPQVRILRALGAWLERYGEAIFATRPWTRFRGETEQGIDARFTQSRDGSVVYATLLGTPAGTSVTLRDFAPTPAAVRFARGDGADAGTRDDGEPLTWRRDGADLVIELPAVLDAQPAHALAIELG; encoded by the coding sequence GTGCGACCCGCGCTCGCCGCGGCCGCGCTGAATCCCTTCATCCTGGCCGCGCTCCTGACCGCCTGCAGCGACGCGCCGTCCGCGGGCGTCGACGTCGACGCGCCGACGCTCTGCACGGCGGCGACCGCAACCGCCGACCAACCCGCGCGCGCCGCAAGCGCCGCATCCGCGACAACCTCGGACGCCCTCGCCAGCACGCGCCCCCTCCCCGCCTGGTACGACGACGCCAAGCTCGGGATCATGATCCACTGGGGCGTCTGGACCATCCCGGGCTTCGCCGAGACCACGCTCGACCCGGAGCGCGTCGCGGACCCGAACGACCCGGACTACCTGCTCGCGCCGGGCGGCATCGAGCGCTTCCTGCGCCACAACCCGTACACCGAGTGGTACGAGAACTCGCTCGCCATCGACGGCACGGCGACGCAGGCGTTCCACCACGCGACCTACGGCGCGGACTTCCCGTACACGGGCTTCGCGCCGCTCTTCGAGGAAGCGTCCGCGCCCTGGCAGGCGGACGACTGGGCCGATCTCTTCGCGCGCGCACGCGCGCGCTACGTCGTCTTCGTCAGCAAGCACCACGACGGCTACGCGCTGTGGCCGACCTCCGTCGCCAACCCGCGCCGACCGGGCTGGAGCTCGAGCCGCGACTACGCGGGTGAGCTCGCCGACGCGGTCCGCGAGCGCTGCCAGCGCTTCGGCGTCTACTACTCGGGCGGCATCGACTGGAGCTTCTCGCCGCCGCCGATCCAGAACGCGGTCGAGTTCCTGCTCTCCACGCCGACCGACGCGGACTACGCGCGCTACGTCGAGGACCAGTACCGCGACCTGATCGCGCGCTACCAGCCGGCCGTCCTGTGGAACGACATCGGCTCGCCGGTGCTCACCGACGAAGCTCGCCTTTTCGCCGACTACTACGCGGCGGTGCCCGACGGCGTGGTGAACGACCGCTGGGGGCTCGACCCGAGCCTGCCGCCCGCCGACTTCCGCAGCGTCGAGTACGACGTGCGCGACGAGATCTCGCCCGACAAGTGGGAAGCCGTGCGCGGCATCGGCCGCGCGTTCGGCTGGAACGCGAACCAGCGCGAAGAGGACTACGGCACTCCCGAGAAGTACGTGCACCTGCTGATCGACACCGTCAGCAAGAACGGCAACCTGCTGCTCAACGTCGGGCCGATGGCCGACGGCACGATCCCCGCGCCGCAGGTCCGCATCCTGCGCGCGCTCGGCGCCTGGCTCGAGCGCTACGGCGAGGCGATCTTCGCGACGCGGCCGTGGACGCGCTTCCGCGGCGAGACCGAGCAGGGCATCGACGCGCGCTTCACGCAGAGCCGCGACGGCTCCGTCGTCTACGCGACGCTCCTCGGCACGCCGGCCGGGACCAGCGTCACGCTGCGCGACTTCGCGCCGACGCCTGCCGCAGTGCGCTTCGCGCGCGGCGACGGCGCCGACGCTGGCACGCGCGACGACGGCGAGCCGCTCACCTGGCGGCGCGACGGCGCGGACCTGGTGATCGAGCTGCCCGCTGTGCTTGACGCGCAGCCGGCGCACGCGCTCGCGATCGAGCTCGGCTGA
- a CDS encoding DUF551 domain-containing protein, whose protein sequence is MDLALEEKIDQAIAESFPASDPPYWTLGVAQPARAEVAAGEARWREVETEGLPPPGTDVLVWSPVEARLTIARPSTATSAEGGAGRVWLDQRSVAVRGVTHWRPLPDPPRV, encoded by the coding sequence ATGGACCTCGCGCTCGAGGAGAAGATCGACCAGGCGATCGCCGAGTCGTTCCCCGCGAGCGATCCCCCGTACTGGACGCTCGGCGTCGCGCAGCCAGCTCGAGCGGAGGTGGCTGCTGGCGAGGCGCGCTGGCGCGAGGTCGAGACGGAGGGGTTGCCGCCGCCGGGCACCGACGTGCTGGTCTGGTCGCCCGTCGAGGCCAGGCTGACCATCGCGCGGCCGAGCACGGCTACGAGCGCGGAGGGCGGGGCAGGGCGCGTGTGGCTCGACCAGCGCTCCGTCGCGGTGCGCGGCGTCACGCACTGGCGGCCGCTCCCCGACCCGCCGCGCGTCTGA
- a CDS encoding fatty acid desaturase has protein sequence MSQQPGWLQVRRRIARTMAITAFGLVALVALIATGHVDAKGVAILVLFFVPTIVGIEVGYHRLLSHGAFSARPAARAAFAVLGAMAMQGPPSFWITTHRRHHRFADEAKDPHAPSEPMSPLRRFWHLHVGWHFDRDAVMIHGLDFLRYARDLARDPVIQRVEALYPLIVAAGFVLPTIIGALAYGTVQGAVLGFLWGGPIRIFAVNQVVWGTNSVCHTFGARPFESGDRSTNVWWIALLSFGAGWHNAHHAFPGSARDGFGWREPDFGYLLVRGLERLGLVYDVHVPNPEAIRARRR, from the coding sequence GTGAGTCAGCAGCCGGGCTGGCTTCAGGTGCGCCGCCGCATCGCGCGCACGATGGCGATCACCGCGTTCGGGCTCGTCGCGCTCGTCGCGCTGATCGCGACCGGCCACGTCGATGCCAAGGGCGTCGCGATCCTCGTCCTGTTCTTCGTTCCCACGATCGTCGGCATCGAGGTCGGCTACCACCGCCTGCTCTCGCACGGCGCGTTCTCGGCGCGCCCTGCGGCGCGCGCTGCGTTCGCGGTGCTCGGCGCGATGGCGATGCAGGGACCGCCGTCGTTCTGGATCACGACGCACCGTCGTCATCATCGCTTCGCCGACGAAGCGAAGGATCCACATGCCCCGAGCGAGCCCATGTCCCCGCTGCGCCGCTTCTGGCACCTGCACGTCGGCTGGCACTTCGATCGCGACGCCGTGATGATCCACGGGCTCGACTTCCTCCGCTACGCGCGCGACCTCGCGCGCGACCCCGTGATCCAGCGCGTCGAGGCGCTCTACCCCCTGATCGTTGCCGCCGGCTTCGTCCTGCCCACGATCATCGGGGCGCTCGCCTACGGCACCGTGCAGGGCGCCGTGCTCGGCTTCCTCTGGGGCGGCCCGATCCGCATCTTCGCCGTCAATCAAGTCGTCTGGGGCACGAACTCGGTGTGCCACACGTTCGGCGCTCGGCCGTTCGAGAGCGGCGACCGCAGCACGAACGTCTGGTGGATCGCGCTGCTCTCGTTCGGGGCGGGATGGCACAACGCGCATCACGCGTTCCCGGGGTCGGCGCGTGATGGGTTCGGGTGGCGCGAGCCGGACTTCGGGTACTTGCTCGTGCGCGGGCTCGAGAGGCTGGGGTTGGTGTACGACGTGCACGTGCCGAACCCGGAGGCGATTCGCGCGCGGCGGCGGTAG
- a CDS encoding DEAD/DEAH box helicase, with protein MPIDPSKLTRNLKRDYRSYLESRFFFKSESLRAQFSEQIAADDRLFSGPYLELNPPFATGKTVRQLAAEGALSSSLVDLNPEALPPDRPLYLHQERAIERMAVGRNVLVATGTGSGKTETYLLPILSHLLEERRAGTLSQTGVRTLLLYPMNALANDQLRRIRTLLTFCPDITFGRYIGETPRRSEDARRLFRKLWLNEPMLRNELKSREEMWERPPHILVTNFAMLEYLLVRPQDSPFFAPEAASLWRFLVLDEVHSYDGAKGTEIAMLLRRLKARAGIATTGQLRCVGSSATLGGSNRDRTDVASFASALFGEPFGRDPESGAIDVIEAVRIAPPREADERPGSAAGFYSRLASLVEGDAISFDALSAVLYDGEANLPPDVAERALEALRAVGAPPTAASTPDARQGDEWDWGVNEPSGSTGHTSLADVDISAGLYEILRADARIRLLREACAHGPREVGEVAEKVFEEEPLERPARLNALLALISLATRASGGATRAPLLTARYHFFVRALEGGFVCLGDHDGRGPRLHLERRKTCASCEGLGVFEIGACRRCGEEILVGTLSDESGVVRLSSEDPTQAALLEEERGKRAFFSLRVWTAPAENEDELALDEANPAGLGDDTSARPASPLECAESPAERAAAARSSSAGTPEFPRVRLCRACGAVEVPDRPLLCGCPEEAAIEVTRLPSRGRELQQCPSCGSRSLQRDVLQTLYTGTDEPVAEVATTLFQVLNEGVVRHGEPKRKLLTFSDSRQDAAYFAPYLETLYRRALRSHMILSVVERSNRPVPIGDLAQRLVTMVEKQEWLGRSATTGDIEREVWGWLLAELMHSAKDRRGLEAMGLVDFRLRRRCDVLPPQPLFKAPWLLSPEEAWSVVQILVDSLRDAYCMTLVADVRPDAAVFAPARAGRSVVLQRAPNDRYSLAWCPQRRESSNARLDYLRRLVERRQIPLSDDQLRTFLREMFDRYMTRAGSSFLLAYMDQPASRHGGGILYSLRPHEWEVVPAGMLKQFRCNHCGIFSAHSVSGVCPTYRCEGTLEEVQDAERFDARAHVRDRYHRMREIWMVAREHTAQLDSLSAAETQSRFSDGDIDVLSCSTTFELGVDLGELDTILMRNMPPTPANYAQRAGRAGRRLGAAAVVVTYAQRRSHDLSFFRAPLRMISGRVRPPTFRLDNLQIVRRHLFATAFGSFFQHDPSAFGSGDAAALLQRTEPGEDGVARFERYLRERPSTLARELRVVVPPELSEVLQLDSWGWVDELIGTREESRRVSLRDVQAEFETDCRRYREAEIGASEARQHKKAALFQYLRHTVERRPLLGVLANRGLFPKYGFPVDVVGLAIDPQARKAASDSGEEIGLDLTRDLALAIAEYAPGAEVVAAGHVWRSAGLKVLPERRLEETRYFECDCGTVVTARGTNEITECSGCGQAVQRGMRRYIRPEFGFVTSDEKPRRSGTRRPERQYASRIAFESYVGGAAPEFIERWPGLRIGRPLVGRFLTINKGRGVGFRLCQDCGFAEPVILALRRSRSREHRRPHGGMCRGQLTWGVDLGHDFLTDVLELRIDPALAPFPSNWASIAYAILEGVTQALGIRREDLNATWRRGRDDNGCVFLYDAVPGGAGHVARIYEHMPNALAEALRRVSECSCEETTSCYECLRSFGNQRFHTQLSRGVAKTFLESVLGVAAVAARRRRQPAGAEQAVLSLINDEELREAIQQLIAGGTPLPQVGYEVVDGTGRVVAELEVAWPSARVGVYVDPVDEVETLGHWTLFAVKSACEQLDDIRRALSVAA; from the coding sequence ATGCCGATCGATCCGTCCAAGCTGACGCGTAATCTGAAGCGTGACTACAGGAGCTATTTAGAGAGTCGATTTTTCTTCAAGTCGGAGTCGTTGCGAGCTCAGTTTAGCGAGCAGATCGCGGCCGACGACCGACTGTTCTCGGGGCCGTATCTCGAGCTCAATCCCCCCTTCGCGACCGGCAAAACGGTTCGCCAGCTTGCCGCCGAAGGCGCGTTGTCGTCGAGCCTCGTCGACCTGAATCCCGAAGCCCTGCCGCCGGACCGTCCGCTGTACCTCCATCAGGAGCGCGCGATCGAGCGCATGGCGGTGGGGCGCAACGTCCTCGTCGCGACAGGTACGGGAAGTGGCAAAACGGAAACGTATCTTCTCCCGATCCTGAGCCACCTGCTCGAGGAGCGCCGCGCGGGGACCCTTTCGCAAACCGGCGTCAGGACGCTCCTGCTCTACCCAATGAACGCCTTAGCGAACGACCAGCTACGGCGGATACGAACGTTGCTCACCTTCTGTCCGGACATCACCTTTGGGCGTTACATCGGTGAAACGCCACGCCGCTCGGAAGATGCGCGACGGCTCTTTCGCAAGCTCTGGCTCAACGAGCCGATGCTGAGGAACGAGCTCAAGAGCCGCGAGGAGATGTGGGAGCGTCCTCCGCACATTCTCGTGACCAACTTCGCGATGCTCGAGTACCTGCTCGTGCGTCCGCAAGACAGCCCCTTTTTCGCTCCGGAGGCGGCATCGCTGTGGCGTTTCCTGGTCTTGGACGAGGTGCATTCGTACGACGGCGCGAAGGGCACCGAGATCGCCATGCTGCTGCGGCGGCTAAAAGCCCGTGCAGGAATCGCGACGACCGGTCAGCTCCGGTGCGTGGGAAGCAGCGCGACGCTCGGCGGAAGCAACCGCGACCGAACCGATGTCGCTAGCTTCGCGTCCGCGCTGTTCGGTGAACCTTTTGGTCGCGACCCAGAGTCCGGTGCCATCGATGTGATCGAAGCGGTGCGCATCGCACCACCGCGAGAGGCTGACGAACGACCCGGGAGCGCCGCAGGCTTCTACTCCCGCCTTGCCTCTCTGGTCGAAGGCGACGCGATCTCTTTCGACGCGCTCTCGGCTGTTCTCTACGACGGGGAGGCGAATCTCCCGCCGGATGTCGCCGAGCGCGCTCTCGAAGCCCTTCGAGCAGTAGGTGCGCCACCTACGGCGGCTTCGACGCCCGATGCCCGACAAGGTGACGAGTGGGATTGGGGCGTGAACGAGCCGAGCGGCTCCACTGGCCATACTTCGCTTGCTGACGTCGACATCAGCGCTGGTCTCTACGAGATTCTCCGCGCGGACGCTCGGATACGGCTCCTGCGCGAGGCGTGCGCACACGGTCCGCGAGAGGTGGGAGAGGTCGCCGAGAAAGTATTTGAAGAGGAACCTCTGGAAAGGCCAGCTCGGCTCAACGCGTTGCTGGCGCTGATCTCGTTGGCCACGCGTGCCTCTGGTGGCGCCACACGCGCTCCGCTCCTCACTGCGCGCTACCACTTCTTCGTCAGGGCTCTCGAAGGCGGCTTCGTGTGCCTCGGTGATCACGACGGACGTGGTCCGCGTTTGCATTTGGAGCGGCGAAAGACCTGCGCCTCTTGTGAGGGTCTCGGAGTGTTCGAGATCGGCGCGTGCAGGCGGTGCGGCGAGGAAATTCTTGTCGGAACGTTGAGCGACGAGAGCGGTGTTGTCCGCCTCAGCAGCGAAGATCCGACACAGGCGGCGCTTCTTGAAGAGGAACGCGGAAAACGTGCGTTCTTCTCTTTGCGCGTCTGGACCGCGCCCGCGGAAAACGAGGACGAGCTCGCCTTGGACGAAGCGAATCCGGCCGGGCTCGGTGACGACACAAGTGCTCGTCCTGCGTCGCCTCTAGAATGCGCGGAGTCGCCTGCGGAGAGAGCTGCAGCGGCAAGGAGCTCAAGCGCCGGCACGCCCGAGTTTCCCCGCGTCCGCCTGTGCCGTGCCTGCGGTGCCGTGGAGGTCCCTGATCGACCTCTCCTCTGCGGCTGCCCCGAGGAGGCAGCGATTGAGGTCACCCGGTTACCGAGTCGGGGCCGTGAGCTTCAGCAATGTCCGTCGTGCGGCTCGCGGTCGCTGCAGCGCGACGTTCTTCAAACGCTCTACACCGGAACCGATGAGCCGGTGGCCGAGGTGGCGACGACGCTCTTTCAAGTCCTGAACGAAGGCGTCGTCCGGCACGGAGAGCCGAAGAGGAAGCTCCTCACTTTTTCCGACAGCCGGCAGGACGCGGCGTACTTCGCGCCTTACCTCGAGACGCTCTATCGCCGTGCGCTTCGCTCTCACATGATCCTGTCGGTCGTTGAGAGGAGCAACCGTCCCGTTCCGATCGGTGACCTCGCCCAACGACTGGTTACGATGGTGGAGAAGCAAGAGTGGCTCGGTCGGAGCGCGACCACGGGCGACATCGAGCGAGAGGTCTGGGGATGGCTGCTCGCTGAGCTGATGCATTCCGCGAAGGATCGCCGTGGCCTCGAGGCGATGGGGCTCGTCGACTTTCGCCTTCGGCGACGTTGCGACGTGCTTCCACCACAGCCCTTATTCAAAGCGCCATGGCTGCTGTCGCCGGAGGAGGCGTGGTCGGTGGTGCAGATTCTGGTCGACAGCCTTCGCGACGCGTACTGCATGACGCTCGTCGCGGACGTTCGGCCCGACGCGGCGGTGTTCGCTCCCGCACGCGCAGGGCGCAGCGTTGTTCTCCAGCGTGCCCCGAATGACAGGTATTCCCTTGCCTGGTGCCCGCAAAGAAGGGAGAGCTCGAATGCAAGGCTGGATTATTTGCGACGACTCGTCGAACGCCGCCAGATACCTCTTTCCGACGATCAGCTGCGCACGTTCCTGCGCGAGATGTTCGATCGCTACATGACGCGCGCGGGGAGTTCGTTCCTGCTTGCGTACATGGACCAGCCAGCGTCGCGACACGGTGGCGGTATTCTCTACTCGCTTCGACCTCACGAATGGGAGGTTGTTCCCGCCGGTATGCTGAAGCAGTTCCGTTGTAACCACTGCGGAATCTTTTCGGCGCACTCGGTCTCGGGTGTCTGTCCGACCTACCGCTGCGAGGGGACATTGGAAGAGGTTCAGGACGCAGAGCGCTTCGATGCGCGCGCACACGTCCGAGATCGCTATCACCGCATGCGCGAGATCTGGATGGTTGCTCGCGAGCACACGGCCCAGCTCGACTCGCTCTCTGCCGCGGAAACGCAGAGTCGGTTCAGTGACGGAGACATCGACGTCTTGAGCTGCTCGACGACGTTCGAGCTGGGTGTCGATTTGGGCGAGCTCGATACGATTCTCATGCGCAACATGCCTCCGACGCCGGCCAACTACGCGCAGCGCGCCGGGCGTGCGGGGCGACGACTCGGCGCTGCCGCAGTCGTGGTGACGTACGCTCAGCGCCGCTCGCACGATCTTTCGTTCTTCCGTGCCCCGTTGCGAATGATCTCCGGCCGCGTTCGGCCGCCAACCTTTCGACTCGACAACCTGCAGATCGTTCGGCGTCACCTGTTCGCCACTGCGTTCGGCAGCTTTTTTCAGCACGATCCGTCTGCGTTCGGCTCGGGCGATGCGGCAGCTCTGTTGCAACGAACCGAACCAGGCGAGGACGGTGTCGCTCGCTTCGAGCGCTACCTGCGGGAGCGTCCGTCAACATTGGCCCGTGAGCTCCGAGTAGTTGTCCCTCCCGAGTTGTCCGAAGTGCTCCAGTTGGATTCTTGGGGCTGGGTCGATGAGCTGATCGGCACTCGAGAGGAATCTCGGAGAGTATCTCTGCGAGATGTCCAGGCGGAGTTTGAAACCGACTGTCGACGCTACCGCGAGGCCGAGATCGGCGCATCGGAGGCGAGGCAGCACAAGAAGGCTGCCCTTTTTCAGTACCTTCGCCACACCGTCGAACGCCGCCCGCTGCTCGGTGTACTCGCAAACCGTGGGCTATTTCCGAAGTACGGTTTCCCCGTGGATGTCGTAGGCCTGGCGATCGATCCGCAGGCGCGCAAAGCGGCTTCGGATTCAGGGGAGGAGATCGGCTTGGATTTGACGCGCGATCTCGCCTTGGCGATCGCCGAGTACGCTCCAGGAGCCGAGGTCGTCGCTGCGGGACATGTCTGGCGATCGGCAGGTCTCAAGGTCCTTCCGGAGCGCCGCCTGGAGGAGACGAGATACTTCGAATGCGATTGCGGCACCGTCGTGACCGCGCGCGGGACGAACGAAATTACCGAGTGCTCAGGCTGTGGCCAGGCGGTGCAACGAGGGATGCGTCGCTACATCCGTCCCGAGTTCGGCTTCGTCACGAGCGACGAGAAGCCGCGACGCAGCGGTACCCGTCGCCCGGAACGCCAGTATGCGAGCCGCATCGCCTTCGAGAGCTACGTTGGGGGTGCGGCCCCTGAGTTCATTGAGCGCTGGCCCGGGTTGCGTATCGGGCGACCGCTCGTCGGCCGCTTCCTTACGATCAATAAAGGTCGGGGAGTTGGTTTTCGGCTTTGCCAAGATTGCGGCTTCGCCGAGCCGGTGATCCTAGCTTTGAGGCGCTCTCGCTCGCGGGAGCATCGCAGGCCACACGGTGGGATGTGCCGTGGGCAGCTGACATGGGGGGTGGACCTCGGTCACGACTTCCTAACCGATGTTCTGGAACTTCGCATCGATCCAGCTCTCGCGCCATTTCCGAGTAACTGGGCGTCGATCGCCTACGCAATTCTCGAGGGCGTGACGCAGGCCCTGGGAATCCGCCGAGAGGATCTGAATGCGACCTGGCGGCGCGGACGCGACGACAATGGTTGCGTGTTCCTGTACGACGCCGTGCCGGGCGGGGCCGGTCACGTGGCCCGCATCTACGAGCACATGCCGAACGCGCTCGCTGAAGCACTGCGAAGGGTATCGGAGTGCTCCTGTGAGGAAACGACTAGCTGCTACGAATGCCTTCGCTCGTTCGGAAACCAGCGGTTTCACACGCAGCTGTCGCGAGGCGTGGCGAAGACGTTCTTGGAATCCGTGCTGGGTGTAGCGGCGGTGGCGGCGCGCCGGCGGCGACAGCCTGCCGGCGCCGAACAAGCCGTCTTGTCTCTCATCAATGACGAGGAGCTTCGAGAGGCGATCCAGCAGCTTATCGCTGGTGGAACACCACTTCCGCAGGTTGGGTACGAGGTAGTTGATGGGACGGGGCGCGTTGTCGCAGAGCTCGAGGTGGCCTGGCCCTCTGCTCGTGTTGGCGTGTACGTCGATCCAGTCGACGAAGTGGAGACACTTGGTCATTGGACACTGTTCGCAGTGAAGTCTGCATGCGAGCAGTTAGACGACATTCGCCGTGCACTATCTGTAGCTGCTTAA
- a CDS encoding TonB-dependent siderophore receptor, producing MRATAQTPPEPQPSPTPGEAPPLFVLDPMEVAGDKSDAFGPVDGYVAYDSATATKTETPIIETPQSIAVVTRDQMTAQNVQTVAGALRYTASVLAEPYGADSRYDFLFVRGFDQSANGLYLDGLRQQLSNMGFRIEPYGLERIDVLRGPSSVLYGQSAPGGIVNQISKRPRPQPHYELVLEGGSFENVEGAFDVGSAIGDSDWSYRVVSLLRHADTQVDFVPNDRAYVAPSIGWRPTPDTEIVFLTSFLYDDTSLNQYLPPQGTVTFNPNGRIPRSRFVGEPDFNSMERYQVLAGYAASHHVDDTWTLRQNLRFGYGEFSTKAVFGNGFEPDLRTLKRFPYRDDHQVVNFLLDNQAQARWSVDGVEVTSLFGIDLSLFKDDGRTFFGGLTTLDVYAPVYGQVNITTPLPTVDAVTEQFQLGLYTQHQVTLFERLVLLAGGRYDWADSDTNDRLYGVKTSQRDRKPSWRVGVLYLTDFGIAPYGTYATSFEPIEGVDLFGDPFEPSTAESGEIGVKYEPPGWNVLVTAALFDITQSNVLTPDPEIPLNSIQIGEVQSRGGEIEVVATLADGLSAVASYSYADVKNTKTTIPGALGKRPVPVPKELASGWLDYTQPSGVLAGLGVGAGVRYVGPTFGDLENTLAVPGFTLVDAVLHYETGPWRVALNVTNVFDRTYASCYTLETCFYGTARTFLGSVRYVF from the coding sequence GTGCGCGCGACCGCACAGACGCCGCCCGAGCCGCAGCCGTCGCCCACGCCCGGCGAGGCGCCCCCGCTCTTCGTGCTCGACCCGATGGAGGTCGCCGGCGACAAGAGCGACGCCTTCGGGCCGGTCGACGGCTACGTGGCGTACGACTCGGCGACCGCGACCAAGACCGAGACGCCGATCATCGAGACGCCGCAGTCGATCGCGGTCGTGACGCGCGATCAGATGACGGCGCAGAACGTGCAGACGGTCGCGGGCGCGCTGCGCTACACGGCGAGCGTCCTCGCGGAGCCGTACGGCGCGGACAGCCGCTACGACTTCCTCTTCGTCCGCGGCTTCGACCAGTCGGCGAACGGCCTCTACCTCGACGGCCTGCGCCAGCAGCTGAGCAACATGGGCTTCCGCATCGAGCCCTACGGGCTCGAGCGCATCGACGTCCTGCGCGGGCCGTCGTCCGTGCTCTACGGGCAGTCGGCGCCGGGCGGCATCGTCAATCAGATCTCGAAGCGGCCGCGTCCGCAGCCGCACTACGAGCTCGTCCTCGAGGGCGGCAGCTTCGAGAACGTCGAGGGAGCCTTCGACGTGGGCAGCGCGATCGGCGACAGCGACTGGTCGTACCGGGTCGTGTCGCTGCTGCGCCACGCCGACACGCAGGTCGACTTCGTGCCCAACGACCGGGCCTACGTCGCGCCGTCGATCGGCTGGCGTCCGACCCCCGACACCGAGATCGTCTTCTTGACGAGCTTCCTCTACGACGACACCTCGCTCAACCAGTACCTGCCGCCGCAGGGGACCGTCACCTTCAATCCGAACGGACGCATCCCCCGCAGCCGCTTCGTCGGAGAGCCGGACTTCAACTCGATGGAGCGCTACCAGGTCCTCGCGGGCTACGCGGCGAGCCACCACGTCGACGACACCTGGACGCTGCGCCAGAACCTGCGCTTCGGCTACGGCGAGTTCTCGACCAAGGCCGTCTTCGGCAACGGTTTCGAGCCCGATCTGAGAACGCTCAAGCGCTTCCCGTATCGGGACGACCACCAGGTGGTGAACTTTCTTCTCGACAACCAGGCGCAGGCGCGCTGGAGCGTCGACGGCGTCGAGGTGACGAGCCTCTTCGGCATCGACCTGAGCCTGTTCAAGGACGACGGCCGCACCTTCTTCGGTGGGCTCACGACGCTCGACGTGTACGCGCCGGTCTACGGCCAGGTGAACATCACCACGCCGCTACCGACCGTGGACGCGGTCACCGAGCAGTTCCAGCTCGGGCTCTACACGCAGCACCAGGTGACGCTCTTCGAGCGTCTCGTGCTGCTCGCGGGAGGCCGCTACGACTGGGCCGACAGCGACACCAACGATCGCCTGTACGGCGTGAAGACGAGCCAGCGCGACCGCAAGCCGAGCTGGCGCGTCGGCGTCCTCTACCTGACCGACTTCGGGATCGCGCCGTACGGCACCTACGCGACGTCGTTCGAGCCGATCGAGGGCGTCGACCTGTTCGGCGACCCGTTCGAGCCGAGCACCGCCGAGTCCGGCGAGATCGGCGTCAAGTATGAGCCGCCGGGCTGGAACGTCCTCGTCACCGCGGCGCTGTTCGACATCACGCAGAGCAACGTGCTGACGCCAGATCCGGAGATTCCGCTGAACTCGATCCAGATCGGCGAGGTGCAGTCGCGCGGCGGCGAGATCGAGGTCGTCGCGACGCTGGCCGACGGGCTCAGCGCGGTCGCGTCGTACTCGTACGCCGACGTCAAGAACACCAAGACCACCATCCCCGGCGCGCTCGGCAAGCGTCCGGTGCCGGTGCCGAAGGAGCTCGCGTCGGGCTGGCTCGACTACACGCAGCCGAGCGGCGTGCTCGCCGGGCTCGGCGTCGGCGCCGGCGTGCGCTACGTCGGCCCGACCTTCGGCGATCTGGAGAACACGCTCGCCGTGCCCGGCTTCACCCTCGTCGACGCGGTGCTGCACTACGAGACGGGCCCGTGGCGCGTGGCGCTCAACGTGACCAACGTCTTCGATCGCACCTACGCCAGCTGCTACACGCTCGAGACCTGCTTCTACGGCACCGCGCGGACGTTCCTCGGCAGCGTGCGCTACGTGTTCTGA